In the Arachis hypogaea cultivar Tifrunner chromosome 20, arahy.Tifrunner.gnm2.J5K5, whole genome shotgun sequence genome, atattttagaatttttttagcatttttacATTTAGTAGTTGCATAACGTTCTCCTAACTTAATTGCATGATTGTGATGGGAAGAATCTTCACCGTTTTCACTTTAGTCATTCTAGCGAAAAATTGTTGACTAAATTCTGACTTGAGAGTTAACTAAAGTTCTATCTCTAATTGCTAAttttcctttcaggttcaagttccttttttttttccatctAAAATCTTGGAAATGGAGGATGCACTGCATGCTAATGCGCCTTTGGATTATGCTTCAATTCGGATTTTTCCGAACCAAAATAGGTCAGCTTTTATTAAGTGGAAAGTGGAGTTAGAACTAGGTTTTCTAATTGAAACTGAATTTATGACATGAATTCTTTCAGTACTATATTAGTATATTCTGAAGTTGTTTTGGAAATGTTATTATCCTTACGGTAatgttaggaagacaaaaaaaaaaaaagccagaaTTTACCTTATTTATCATTCATTAATTGTTATGTTAAATGAGGTAAGTTCGGGCTATTTTTGACTAATTtattttggttaccaaacatttctgtTATCCTTATTCAGTTCTGCATTGAGTATTGATTTATTGTGAATCTTTTCCACATGTGAATTTCTTTTACATTTTACGTGCCTTTATTGGGCTAGGTATGAGGCATTTGTATTTAAGGGGAAACTATCTGAGCAAGTGTTGGCCGGACATTTGGAACACCTGTTGCCGCATATACCTGCAATAAACAAATTATATGCCAAGGGATCTAACACAAACTTTGATCTTGAGTTGCCAGAAAATATGCATGGTGCTGAATGGTTTTCAAAAGCTACTGTTACAAGGTTTCTATCAAGGATGGCAGATCCTTTAGTTTTGTTTCCCTTTGCATTTCACTTATATGAAAATCTTACCAGCTGTCAATTATTTTGCCTCTCAGGTTCCTGCATATTATTAGTTCACCAGATTTGATAATTGACATTAATACTATCATGGATGAGATGTCACAGTTGGAGGAGTCGAAAAAATTCCATGTTTCATTATATGGAAAGGTGATACTTGTCTTTCAGGAAATATATACTGGatatgttttgtttctaattGATAGTTGTCTTCTGAACTAATAGTTTATTGCTTATGAACAGCCTGAAGAAAAAAGCTTGTCATCTGATGCTTCAAAGTATGTTGTTGTAACTATTACATTACATTTagcaaatatatatttttgcttGCAACCTTTATTAAGCTTTCTTAGAATATGCTCCCAGGAACGAATTATTACGAGCAATGGACCTAAGGCTTACAGCATTGAGAAGCAAGTTAGTTGAAACAATTGACAAGGCTACTGGTGATACCTGCTCCCATGAAGCTATGACTCATTTAGCAAAATTTTCTCAACATTTTGGTGCTGTTAAAATTGAGTAAGTTTCAGACAGATTTATCAACTCTCAGGATGAGTAAATGCTATTATATCTTTAGCAAAACTTCTCTACTACTAGAAACATTGCTGAGCGGAGTTTACCTACATTGTGTACGTGAACACAGGAATTCTTTGTGCAAGTTTATAGAACTAAATCAAACGAGCCAGGATACTGGTCCCTTGAACAATGAAACACCCTCGACTACATGTAAGGGGACAAGCAGTGCTGCAAGCAACCCTGTTAAAGTTCGGCAGATTTCCAGGTCATCTAACTCTGATGCCCCTGTTGTCTATGGTGTTTCACCAGCTAAAGCTGCTCAAATTGAGAGGCAGAGTTCAACAGAAAGTGAGGAGTCTTCTAACTCAAGTGATGAGGATCAAATATCTGCTGAGAGAAGTCGTTCTCTTGTAAGATCTGCAACACCCAGAAGGTCGGCATCCCCAATGCGAAGGGTACAAATAGGAAGAGCAGGACCTCGCCGAGCTGCTGCATTAACTATAAAGAGTCTCAATTTTTTTCCTGGCAAAGGGGGGCCAATTTCTTATAGAGATGCTGCTGAAAATGGCTCTGAAGGGGAAGTATCTGAGCAACCCTTTAAGAAATCAGAAATTGATGTTAGGAGGATAACGGTGCAAGATGCCATCAGTCTTTTTGAAGGTAAACAGCGGGATCAAACTGCAGATGTTCAAAAGAGGAAGTCATTAGCAGATGTTTCTATCAGTACAAATAAATCTGTCTTGAGAAGATGGAGTGCAGGTATGGGAGAGACCTCTGTTCAAGACCAGCCAGAAGTTGCAACTGAAGATCCTCTTCCAGTGACTTCCAATGATGTGGTAGATGTCGATAACCATAAGAATTCGGAAGAAGTGGTGTCTGATTTTACTTCTGAAAGTCACGATAACGATGAGATAAATGCTGGTGACATAAAACAGGAAAGACAGGAAAATAGTTCCTATGCTATAGATAATGCAGAAGAAACTGAGTCAAAAGAGGAGACTGCCAGAAAGTTGGCAGCCTCAGAAGAATGgaataaaagaaagcaagaagagtTCAACCAGATTCTTAAGAAAATGGTTGAAAGCAAGCCTGTAATGTTTGGAAAGTCCCAGCCCAGCAGAAACCAGAATATTCCTTTTGAACAGAGGGGAGGATCTTATGATAATTATAAGGAGAAAAGGGATGCAAAACTCCGAGGAGAGAATACTGGAAAGCGGGTAGAAAAAGAAGCACAGTTTCGAGAAATGCAGCAACTACTTGATAAGAGGAAAGAAATGTTATCCAAAAATCTGAGTGCAAGTAAAAAAAGTGCTACAAGGTTGCCCCAAAAATCACTAAGAAATCCAACTCAACCTGCAAATTCTCCAAAAGAGACCTCTAAACCTATAGCTACGAAGAAGACATCTAAAACGTCACCAGTGCCTGCTATTCGGAAATCATGGTCAGCAATGCCTTCACCAAGGGCTGCAGGGACATCTCCTGTTAAATCACGCAGTGGAATTTCATCTGCTAGCACCACCCCAACATGTCGGAAACCAATCTC is a window encoding:
- the LOC112785005 gene encoding uncharacterized protein gives rise to the protein MEDALHANAPLDYASIRIFPNQNRYEAFVFKGKLSEQVLAGHLEHLLPHIPAINKLYAKGSNTNFDLELPENMHGAEWFSKATVTRFLHIISSPDLIIDINTIMDEMSQLEESKKFHVSLYGKPEEKSLSSDASKNELLRAMDLRLTALRSKLVETIDKATGDTCSHEAMTHLAKFSQHFGAVKIENSLCKFIELNQTSQDTGPLNNETPSTTCKGTSSAASNPVKVRQISRSSNSDAPVVYGVSPAKAAQIERQSSTESEESSNSSDEDQISAERSRSLVRSATPRRSASPMRRVQIGRAGPRRAAALTIKSLNFFPGKGGPISYRDAAENGSEGEVSEQPFKKSEIDVRRITVQDAISLFEGKQRDQTADVQKRKSLADVSISTNKSVLRRWSAGMGETSVQDQPEVATEDPLPVTSNDVVDVDNHKNSEEVVSDFTSESHDNDEINAGDIKQERQENSSYAIDNAEETESKEETARKLAASEEWNKRKQEEFNQILKKMVESKPVMFGKSQPSRNQNIPFEQRGGSYDNYKEKRDAKLRGENTGKRVEKEAQFREMQQLLDKRKEMLSKNLSASKKSATRLPQKSLRNPTQPANSPKETSKPIATKKTSKTSPVPAIRKSWSAMPSPRAAGTSPVKSRSGISSASTTPTCRKPISASSVPQPIPQREKSQHRNRNEKEPQTGSVRSVKSNEKRQTAVANKSKATKAKVTKASEETTVPSKISLASKGTKKSSVVPLESKPFLRKGSRMGNGTGTGSGNLNKRKTPPKLDKSLTENGTQHQETELVLNASDLNSQHSDRDTATPTHQNAATEPESQVNNHLQCGEIGNLDQDPTEVGDVSTDVIESPIEIRNEESTISPSAWVEETEEDLELSRPCEDNTFQPTSLAGIPPAGSASPRVRHSLSQMLQEENSEPDTCEWGNAENPPAIISQKDAPKGFKRLLKFARKSKGGGDTGSTGWSSPSVFSEGEDDAEDFKNSNKRNADNLLRKAALNMKSYGQPKSSMHEGYERNLASRDDGKGSHKMHDGVSSTRAFRGSKPSES